tctttttcttttggtatttTCCTTTTCTCTGTTGAATTTCTGTAGTTACTTAATATTTGACATCTGCAGAAATTCCCATAATTTCTTACTTTCTGCCAATTTTCATTGGGTTGCCTACTATATACTGCCTATAGTGGTCCTTTATCTTCCTTGTTCACTTTGGTCTCTAAATGATGAAAACTATTTTCAGCTCAGGATAACCTCCCGTGAAGCTTTGTTGTCATAGTTACACTGATAGAGATCTCCCTCTCctaaaatattttgttttttatcttAACATCCATGTTTTctactttttccttttctctgttGAATTTCTGTAGTCCCTTAATATGCGACATCTGCAGAAATTTccttcatttctttctttctgccAAATTTCATTGGGTTGCTTACTATATACTGACTATAGTTATCCTCTATCTTCCTTGTTCACTTTGGTCTCTAAATGATGAAAACTATCTTCAGCTCAGGATAATCTCCAGTGATGCTTTATTGTCATAGTTACACTGATAGAGATCTCCCTCTcttctaaaatatattttttttatcttaacatccatgttttctactttttccttttctctgttGAATTTATGTAGTTCCTTAATGTGTGACATCTGCAGGAATTTccttcatttctttctttctgccAAATTTCATTGGGTTGCTTACTATATACTGCCTATAGTTATCCTCTTTCTTCCTTGTTCACTTTGGTCTCTAAATGATGAAAACTATATTCAGCTCAGGATAATCTCCAGTGAAGCATTATTGTCATAGTTACACTGATAGAGATCTTCCTCTCTGCTAAAATATTTTGTTTCTCATCTAAACATTCATGTTTTCTATATTTTCCTCTTCTCCGTTGAATTGCTTTCGTTTCTTAATATGTTACATCTGCAGGAATTCgctttgtttctttcttcctGTGAAATTGTACTGGTTGCTTCGTATATTCTGCCTATAGTAATCCTTTTCCTTCTTCACTTTGGTCTCTAAATGATGAAAACTATCTTCAGCTCAGGATAATCTCCAGTGAAGCTTTATTGTCATAGTTACACTGATAGAGATCTCCCTCtccaaaaatattttgtttCTTACCTTAATTAATAacattcatgtttttttttttttcctgttctCTGTTGTATTTCTGTAGTTACTTAATGTGACATCTGCAGGAATTCcctttgtttctttcttcctGCCAAATTTCATTAGGTTGCTTTGTATATACTGCCTACAGTGATCCTCTTGTGCACTTTTGATCTCTAAATGATGAAAACTAACTTCAGCCCAGGATAATCTCCAGTGAAGCTTTATTGTCATAGTTACACTGATAGAGATCTCTCACTCTGCTAAAATATTTTGTTTCTTATCTTATTATCCATGTTTTCTATTTCTTACTCTAATCAGTTTTAATTCATGCCAGTTGGGTTCTATTTCTCTTATGGAATGCTTTCTGTTATGCATGgttattttacttttgagttcctttcacttttttttgaaattgtatgaaaaataattataggatatatctcatttttatttccattttcCCGCTACCTCTTTGACTTATCTTTACAATTTTGATGAACTGATCTCCATATGATGAAGACATCATAGGCTATGGATGAACACCAATGTTGCCTATATGATGAAACGCTTACGAAAAGCTAAGGACATTGTCCAGTGAAGCTTATGCCATTGTTActcgggcaggtcatgccattggtttcctcttcttctccctgttgccaaaactaagattttgcTTAAATAATAGTACCATGATTGTGCTGATTTCAGTGTCAGTACAGTACTTAATTAATGTGATTTAGAAATGGCAACTTTGCCAGGTTATCAATTCCATATTGTTATCCTCTTTTCCCTGTTGCCTAAAGAGATTTGGCTTAAGTAATAGTACCATTGTTGTGCTGATTGCAGTGTCAGTACAGTTATCTATTGTGGCCAACATAGTATACTATTGAATGATTGTGCTAtttaacttgtaaaatgtgatGTGATTTAGAAATGGCAACTTTGCCAGGTTATCAATTCTATATTGTTATCCTCTTTTCCCTGTTGCCTAAAATGATTTGGCTTAAGTAATAATACCATGATTGTGCTGATCTCACAGTGTCGGTAGAGTTATTTATTGTGGCCAACATAGTATAATATTGAATGATTGTGTTATTTATCTTGCAAAATGTGATTTAGAAATGGCAACTTTGCCAGGTTATCAATGCCATATTGTTATCCTCTTTTCCCTGTTGCCTAAAGAGATTTGGCTTATGTAATAGTACCATGATTGTGCTGATCTCACAGTGTCAGGACGTTATTTATTGTGGCCAACATAGTATAATATTGAATGATTGTGCTATTTATCTTGTAAAATGTGATTTAGAAATGGCAACTTTGCCAGGTTATCAATTCTATATTGTTATCCTCTTTTCCCTGTTGCCTAAAATGATTTGGCTTAAGTAATGGTACCATGATTGTGCTGATCTCAGTGTCAGTACAGTTATCTATTGTGGCCAACATAGTATAATATTGAATAATTGTGCTATTTATCTTAGAAAATGTGATTTAGAAATGGCAACTTTGCCAGGTTATCAATTGCATATTGTTATCCTCTTTTCCCTGTTGCCTAAAGAGATTTGGCTTATGTAATAGTACCATGATTGTGCTGATTTCACAGTGTCAGTACAGTTATCTATTGTGGCCAACATAGTGTACTATTGAATGATTGTGCTATTTATCTTGCAAAATGTGATTTAGAAGTTATTTATTCTTTGCTGCATCATAGTAGTTGAATGGTTAGTGCATGTTTTGCTTTTATTGTGTTATTCCTTGTTTTAACAAAATTTATTGCAACAGTTTTAGATGAGATTATTATTTGGGTGTTGCAAAGCTAATTAACTGTTTTTTTTTGTAGTCATGTAACTTAATAGGTggcaacaattttttttattaatgttgttatttttatatttgaCAGAACAAGGACGTAACTGATGCAATTCAGAAGGTTGCTGCTGCCTATGATTGTAAGATTGTTGAGGGTGTTCTTAGCCACCAAATGAAGCAGTTTGTGATTGATGGGAATAAGGTTGTGCTAAGTGTATCGAATCCAGACACGAGGGTTGATGATGCCGAGTTTGAGGAGAATGAAGTTTATGCAATTGATATTGTAACGAGCACTGGGGAAGGCAAGGTAATTTGTTttaatatgtgtgtgtgtatatatatatatatatatatatatatatatttatcaatATGGCGGCTTCTGAACCATTGTTAAGTAAAATTTCTATCATTTGCAGCCTAAGCTGTTGGATGAAAAGCAGACTACTATCTATAAGAGGGCTGTTGACAAGAGCTATCACTTGAAGATGAAAGCATCTAGGTTCATTTTCAGTGAAATTAACCAAAAGTTCCCTATCATGCCATTCTCTGCTAGGTATTTTGATCGCTGGCATGTTTATATTATGATATTCAAACTCTACTGTCTGAGCTTTGAATCTCTTTGTTACGACAAATGAACTCTTTCATTATAGGGCTTTGGAAGAGAAGAGAGCTCGCCTGGGTTTGGTGGAATGTGTGAATCATGAGCTCCTTCAGCCTTACCCTGTTCTGCATGAAAAGCCTGGTAATTTTGTATTAATGTATTTCGCTAGTAAAATTATTAGATCCCCATTATCATACTTGTGTGAGCCCTTGTATGACTTACATTATTGGTTATTTCTCAGGTGATTACGTTGCACACATCAAATTTACAGTCTTGCTAATGCCCAACGGATCAGACCGTATCACATCTCATCCACTCCAGGAATTGCAGACCACTAAAACAGTTGAAGATCCTGAAATTAAGGCCTGGCTAGCATTGGGCACCAAGTCAAAGAAGAAAGGTggtggaaagaagaagaaaggtagGCCTGAAACCTGAATCTAGCATGATCTATTCATTCATGTCCTGTCGAAGCACTCTTGGGCCGTGGACTATTTATGCTATGCCATCAtgccttttatttatttatccagATTTTCTGTCCCTAAATGATCTCAATTTTGTTCCACCAATGAAATCTTGCATTGTCAATTTTAAAGTAGAGGAATGgcttttaattgacatgtcaaaaTGTTATTGGTGAGACAGTTTGGGGAATGAAGATTTCAATCCTGTGTTGCCTTTTGCATCAACTGCATCGTTTATGTGGTGATTTAAATATATTATTCATGGAGGCTCAAGAATTGCTTGGTTGTTTGCAGGTAAGAAGGGGGCTGAAGCTGAGCCTGTGGAGGCAACAAATGGTGCCACTCCACAAGAGCAAGATTGAGTgtctcaaaaaaaaatctttgattTCTCTTTTGGTCCCTTTCAATTTTGGTACATTTTTCACCTAGTTGTATCTGTTTGAATGTGAATTAAGTATACCATTTGGACGTCCAATGTTAATAGGAATCTCCATCTGCTGATTCCAGCGCTACCTGTCTTGAATGCTGCAGGCCTGATTAATCATGAATCACAAATGCCTGCTTTGTTGAGGGATTTAtttaataggaaaaaaaaaacaaattttagaACTTTATTTAATGTCTCGTTTGAAATAGGTATAACTATTTACCTTGAGGTTAGTGAAGCTAATGTTTTGTATGTACCCATAATTTTAGACTGGTATATAGGAGCCATGGATACTAATTGATGAACAATGGGCGCTCTTTCTCTAGGCTCTGAACCTAACCCTGCAGCACTTTCAAACACCTCACCACCCGGCCATGTCGTTTTGTGTTATTTCACCCATCAGAAGCAGCGGGCTTCATCCGCCTCATGGTTTCATCACCATGATTTGAATACTCTATGAAATCATCAAAGCACCCGTGCCCTCAAACCCATAAATCCCAGTTCCTAAACACAACTCCAACCCAGAACTATATGTCCTCAACAATGGCAATCATGTTCCTCACACAAGAATCCCAAACCCTAAAACCTCTAATCTTGAAAGCTCAATCTTGAAATTAGTTTGTAATGGAAAGCCGTAGGGTATTGGCAAAGAGAACAAGGACGAGGTTGAGGGAATCAAAAGAGTCCAGTATGGGAACAAACAAGGGTAAAGGAGTGTGCACAATGTTAGGAGGGAGTGGATTGGAGCAAACAAGAGTAAAGGAGTGTGTGCAATGTGGGAGCCCTTGGGAGTGATTTAGAGCATGGGAGTGTAGGAGGGAGGAAGAGGGTTGAATCAGTGGCCCTGGAGtggagaagttgttgatgaATTAATaggatagatttttttttacatggcgGGCCAAAGCCTAAAAAAAGAACTAGGGAGAAGAAAAGACATGCTTCCCAAGAAGGAGAGATAAGGTTGCACTAGCGAACCAATTGGCAAATGTGTTACACTCCCTATTAGTAAAGGTGAATAAGACACCCCCATGGAAAGCAACACCCTGAGCAATCTGGTCAATAATATCAGCATAAGGGTGGTTTCGAGCTTGTAGAGAGGAGACCAAGCGAATTGCTTCTAAGGAGTCGCTCTCAACGATGACCAGTTAAGATACCGAATAACTCAGTCAAAAGCGAATTGGATAGATCAACATCCGAGATCTGCCCATGAGACAAGAGAATGGACATATGATCCAACTTCAATTGTGGCTCAAAAAAAGGGTTCAACCAGGAAGACTTAAAGACAACTCTATCTAGCCGCTCCCTAACTCGCCACCACTCCTAAGTAAAGGCGGGCCTTGGAAGTTAATATCAATCATTGAGCAAACCTGCATGAAGTCCCTAAATTTTTTCATAGAGAAATATTTGGTCGTGCCCCTCCCTTTTTCTCCAAGGCTAGAAGGTATGCATTAAAATCACCAAGCACCACCGACATAAATCCTTCTAATATTGTCCCAAAGGACATTCCTCGAGACCAAATTCGAGCTACCATAGACAAAAGTCGCTAGAAAGGTACCATGGCTTCGCTTCGGCGTAATATGGGCATGAACGAACTAAAAGTGAGACTCCAAGACCTACACTTCTACTTCCTAATTGTTCCTCAAGACCTAGATGCCACCCGAGAAACCCACGACCTACACAACAAAATACTTATCAAACCccattttttttatgatattatGAACCCTAGACCAGCTGACTTGAGTCTCAAACATAACAACACGTCTAAGATAGTGTCTAAAAATCATATCCTTGAGAAGGAGGGGAACTCCTTTAGTAGCAGCACCCCTAATATTCCAACACATTGTGTTCATCATTAAAACAAGATAAATAAAGAAACATAAGTTACTGAGAACTCTTTGGGAACGTAGGAGATAAACTTTTTTCTTTATCCCTGCAACCCTCCCTATGGTACATTCCGGAGGAACGAGAAGTACTCTGTGCGCTGGGAATTCTACGCCCTGGATAATCGACATATGCATAGGATGTGGGAGAATATGAGcctgtttgattgcagttttagtttttagtttttaaaacaatttttagaaatagtttttaaaaagctgttttgttttttagttttaaaaactgaaaataagaacggttttcaaaaacagtttttgaaaataagtcgtatcaaacaagttttcagtttttaaaaactgcaaACAAACAGGCCTTATGTCTCTCCTGAGAGTCAGGGCTGGCCCAAGGGTCAAGCGacccaagcaagggctttaggcctccaaaaaaaaattaaagtaaaaaaagGCCTCATATTTTTGTAAACAAagcctcaaaaaaaaaaacttttgttaCTCACTGTTATATGTTAGTTGTTTCTTCCctaatttttctcaaaaaacATAATTGATAATTACTAGAAATTAGCAAACTTAATTGACAGTTAATTGACCTTACCtattctttttcttcaccaTTCATTCTTTGacttttcattttctctcaACTTGGAAATAGTTCAGTTTAGTACAACTTTTCATGTAACCTTTCTTTTCCACCTTTTCACCTTTCATTCTTAATTGAGACTCAAATCCTAATCTCGTTCTCTACCTTCCCTGCCATTCTCTCTCAGTCTCTCAAAAATATTCTCTTAAGTCTTCAATCTTTGTCTCTCATTTGTCAAACAATAAGAACCGTAAGACGTAAGTAGTAGTACTAAAttgcttatttttattttactgtTGATTTTTATGATTGTTCGTGTGGGaggaagaaaatatataacctgACTTTGTTTTGATTTGTCCTATTGCTACTGCTATTGCCTATTGGTTCCCTTTTTTCTTGCTTACTATTGTCTCTTTTCATCCTTCGCTTGGTCCTTTTTGTGTTTCTGGCTTATTtagtttattgtttttttttcctttgttctTGTATCTTGGTTACTTTGTTGTGGCTGTACTTTAACTTGGGAAAGTTTCTTTATTTCCAAGACCTTTTTTTA
This portion of the Lotus japonicus ecotype B-129 chromosome 3, LjGifu_v1.2 genome encodes:
- the LOC130748831 gene encoding ERBB-3 BINDING PROTEIN 1-like, producing the protein MSDDEREEKELDLTSPEVVTKYKSAAEIVNKALQLVISECKPKAKVVDICEKGDSYIREQTGSMYKNVKKKIERGVAFPTCLSINNTVCHFSPLASDETVLEEGDLLKIDMACHIDGFIAAVAHTHLVQEGPVTGRAADVIAAANTAAEVALRLIRPGKNNKDVTDAIQKVAAAYDCKIVEGVLSHQMKQFVIDGNKVVLSVSNPDTRVDDAEFEENEVYAIDIVTSTGEGKPKLLDEKQTTIYKRAVDKSYHLKMKASRFIFSEINQKFPIMPFSARALEEKRARLGLVECVNHELLQPYPVLHEKPGDYVAHIKFTVLLMPNGSDRITSHPLQELQTTKTVEDPEIKAWLALGTKSKKKGGGKKKKGKKGAEAEPVEATNGATPQEQD